One segment of Pyricularia oryzae 70-15 chromosome 3, whole genome shotgun sequence DNA contains the following:
- a CDS encoding metallopeptidase MepB gives MLAAPRLSPRISLFLSNIRNNPPYNLAAHKSSSPTSNFATSSRLSLPSTATSPTRTYKPILAHPPGMVMDKYKSPPQAPPTFTGTKESIVGDAKALCDTTRQLLDKLVAEIPADDKSKTTFETVMEPQAADENQNALSSRILGFYQYVSGDASLRDASTEAERIMDEFGIECGMREDVYKLVDATFNVYGGKDGIAKASGIDGEQARMLEKDVKGYIKNGLGLPAGPQRDRFKEIKKRLSELTIQFTKNLNEENGGVWFSPSELDGVPEDTISTLEKGTGENEGKLKVSFKYPELWPTLKYAKNAETRRKMFVANENKCGSNVDLFREVIILRDEAARLISYPNHATVRIEDKMAKTPKTVKDFLNDLRTRLADGGKKEIEHLLEIKKQDSQARGAEFDGNYYLWDHRYYDRLMIMQEYGIDGNKIAEYFPLSNTIAGMLKIFEHLFGLVFVELTPEDRARISPTGKAEDIAWHDDVIIFSVWNDASEGDDFVGYLYLDLHPRQGKYGHAANFNLQPGFLKADGSRRYPATALVCNFSKPTPNKPSLLKHEEVVTLFHELGHGIHDLTGRTRYSRFHGTSTVRDFVEAPSQLLEEWCWTPEQLKALSSHYQTGEPIPEDLTKALIKTKHINGALFNLRQLHFGIFDMTIHTPESHEELKKMDFSAVYNDLRADISGIKGPEALGEPSNWGNGQACFGHLIGGYDAGYYGYLSSLVYATDMFFSVFRKDPMDGKEGRRYRHTVLQRGGSQDEMETLKQFLGREPSTEAFYQELGLGQKQEKL, from the exons ATGCTGGCGGCCCCACGATTATCCCCTCGCATCTCGCTGTTCTTATCGAACATCCGAAACAATCCGCCGTACAATCTCGCAGCTCACAAGAGCAGCAGCCCGACTTCCAACTTCGCAACATCCTCCAGACTATCCCTACCCTCGACGGCTACTAGTCCCACACGAACCTACAAACCAATTCTCGCTCATCCACCCGGAATGGTGATGGACAAGTACAAGTCGCCGCCCCAGGCGCCCCCAACCTTCACAGGCACCAAGGAGAGCATCGTTGGCGATGCCAAGGCCCTCTGTGACACAACCCGCCAGCTGCTGGACAAGCTGGTAGCCGAGATCCCCGCGGATGACAAGTCTAAGACGACATTTGAGACCGTCATGGAGCCACAGGCAGCCGATGAGAACCAGAATGCACTGTCGTCCAGGATTCTGGGTTTCTACCAATACGTCAGCGGGGATGCCTCCCTCCGCGATGCCAGCACCGAGGCTGAGCGGATCATGGACGAATTCGGGATCGAATGCGGGATGCGCGAGGACGTTTACAAGCTCGTGGACGCCACCTTCAACGTCTACGGTGGCAAGGACGGCATCGCCAAGGCCTCTGGCATTGATGGCGAGCAGGCGAGGATGCTCGAGAAGGACGTCAAGGGCTACATCAAGAACGGACTGGGTCTCCCGGCTGGTCCCCAGCGCGATCGCTTCAAGGAGATCAAGAAGCGTCTCAGCGAGCTGACCATCCAATTCACCAAGAACCTCAACGAGGAGAACGGCGGAGTGTGGTTCTCACCCTCTGAGCTCGATGGTGTCCCCGAGGACACTATCTCGACGCTCGAGAAGGGCACTGGTGAGAACGAGGGCAAGCTGAAGGTCTCGTTCAAGTACCCCGAGCTGTGGCCGACTCTCAAATACGCCAAGAACGCCGAGACGAGAAGGAAGATGTTTGTCGCGAACGAGAACAAGTGCGGATCCAACGTTGAT CTGTTCCGCGAGGTTATTATACTGCGAGATGAGGCTGCGCGTCTTATCAGCTACCCCAACCACGCAACTGTGCGCATTGAGGACAAGATGGCCAAGACGCCCAAGACTGTGAAGGATTTCCTCAACGACCTTCGCACCCGCCTTGCTGATGGTGGTAAGAAGGAGATCGAACATCTTCTTGAGATCAAGAAGCAGGATTCTCAGGCGCGTGGTGCCGAGTTTGACGGCAACTACTACCTTTGGGACCACAGATATTACGACAGGTTGATGATAATGCAGGAATACGGCATCGATGGAAACAAGATTGCCGAGTACTTCCCCCTCAGCAACACAATCGCCGGCATGCTCAAGATCTTTGAGCACCTCTTTGGTCTCGTCTTTGTTGAGCTTACCCCCGAAGATCGTGCGCGCATCAGCCCCACCGGAAAGGCAGAGGATATTGCATGGCACGACGACGTCATTATCTTCAGCGTCTGGAACGATGCTTCGGAAGGTGACGATTTTGTTGGCTACCTGTACTTGGATCTGCACCCTCGCCAGGGCAAATACGGCCATGCTGCCAACTTCAACCTCCAGCCTGGCTTCCTCAAGGCCGACGGATCTCGCAGGTATCCAGCTACTGCACTTGTCTGCAACTTTTCTAAACCGACCCCGAACAAGCCCAGTCTGCTGAAGCATGAGGAAGTGGTCACCTTGTTCCACGAGCTCGGCCATGGTATTCATGACCTTACCGGCCGTACGCGTTACAGCCGCTTCCAT GGAACCTCAACGGTTAGGGACTTTGTTGAGGCCCCAAGCCAGCTGCTTGAGGAAT GGTGCTGGACCCCTGAACAGCTCAAAGCGCTGTCGTCGCATTACCAGACTGGAGAGCCGATTCCGGAGGACCTGACCAAGGCTCTAATCAAGACGAAGCACATCAACGGAGCACTGTTCAATCTCAGACAACTGCACTTTGGTATCTTTGATATGACGATTCACACTCCTGAGTCGCATGAGGAGCTGAAGAAGATGGATTTCTCTGCTGTGTACAACGACCTTCGGGCCGACATCAGCGGCATCAAAGGCCCAGAGGCATTGGGTGAGCCGAG CAACTGGGGCAATGGCCAAGCTTGCTTCGGTCATCTCATCGGTGGATATGATGCTGGCTACTACGGCTACCTTTCGTCTCTTGTGTACGCCACCGATATGTTCTTCAGCGTTTTCCGCAAGGACCCCATGGACGGCAAGGAGGGCAGGCGGTACCGCCACACTGTTCTGCAGAGAGGTGGATCACAGGACGAGATGGAAACCCTCAAGCAATTCTTGGGTCGTGAGCCGAGCACAGAGGCCTTTTACCAGGAGTTGGGTCTGGGTCAGAAGCAAGAGAAGCTCTAG
- a CDS encoding porphobilinogen deaminase has product MSNSRVIKIGTRRSPLAIRQVEHTVALLQKAHPDITFEVNAIATQGDKDKVSPLPSMGKGMWTNELEAMLTTGEVDFIVHCLKDMPTTLPDNCELGAVMEREDPRDVVVIKPKHVQAGCKTIADLPKGSLVGTSSPRRSSQLKRWYPELRFRDYRGNIDTRLRKLDAEDGEFDCIILAAAGLHRMDQHSRIAQYLDSTTEGGGVLHAVGQGALGLEVRKGDIETLKVIECLVDMPTMKAGWAERTVMRTLEGGCSVPIGVETSWSDEGKTLRLRATVVALDGSEAVDADASASVSNQEEAEALGKQVSQVLVERGAKKILDVITQTRLAPPVKTVAGAAA; this is encoded by the coding sequence ATGAGCAACAGCAGGGTTATCAAGATTGGTACTCGCCGGTCGCCACTTGCCATCAGGCAGGTAGAACATACCGTTGCACTTCTGCAAAAGGCGCACCCGGATATCACATTCGAAGTGAACGCCATCGCCACTCAGGgagacaaggacaaggtaTCACCACTGCCTTCAATGGGGAAGGGCATGTGGACCAACGAGCTCGAGGCAATGCTCACTACTGGAGAGGTCGACTTCATCGTCCACTGCCTCAAGGACATGCCCACTACCCTCCCGGACAACTGCGAGCTCGGCGCGGTCATGGAGCGTGAGGACCCGCGCGACGTTGTGGTCATCAAGCCCAAGCATGTTCAGGCCGGCTGCAAGACCATTGCTGATCTGCCCAAGGGCAGCTTGGTCGGTACCAGCAGCCCGAGGAGATCGTCTCAGCTCAAGCGGTGGTACCCTGAACTGCGTTTCCGGGACTACCGCGGCAACATCGATACGAGGTTGCGCAagctcgacgccgaggatGGCGAGTTCGACTGCATTATCTTGGCAGCTGCAGGCCTGCACCGCATGGACCAGCACTCGCGAATCGCGCAGTATCTCGACTCGACGACAGAAGGTGGTGGTGTCTTGCACGCCGTGGGACAGGGTGCTCTTGGACTCGAGGTACGAAAGGGCGACATTGAGACCTTGAAGGTGATTGAGTGTCTCGTGGACATGCCGACGATGAAGGCCGGCTGGGCCGAGAGGACGGTCATGCGAACACTCGAGGGTGGATGCAGCGTTCCCATCGGCGTCGAGACATCATGGTCGGACGAGGGCAAAACGCTCAGGCTGAGGGCAACAGTAGTTGCTTTGGATGGGTCAGAGGCAGTAGATGCTGACGCGTCCGCCTCCGTTTCCAACCAAGAGGAGGCCGAAGCTCTCGGTAAGCAAGTATCACAGGTTTTGGTGGAGAGAGGGGCAAAGAAAATACTCGATGTCATCACCCAGACTCGCTTGGCACCGCCAGTGA